AACTTTTTTTGGATGTAAAAAAACTTTTGTTGTATTACAGCAGGAAATTCATACACGCATGCCGTCACGCAGACCGGACCGGTTATATCTGTACCGGAATCAGAAAAGATCATCAATGCGTACCGATATCCGAGCAACAAGAACGAGATGACAAAGAAGAAGAGACTAACGAGTGGACAGTTAGCTTCACTTGAACAGAGTTTTCAAGGGGAGATCAAACTAGACTCAGACGGGAAGCTGAAGCTGTCTAGAGATCTTGGTTTGCAGCCACGTCAGATAGCGGTTTGGTTCCAAAACCGCCGTGCACGATGGAAGGCGAAGCAGCTCGAGCAACTGTACGATTCTCTTAGGCAAGAGTACGACCTCGTTTCTAGAGAGAAGCAGATGCTACATGAGGAGGTATGTGATACCTTAGGTTTTTGAATTTTATCATAGAGAACCCCTCCCACATATTGAATTGTGACGCAGGTCAAGAAGCTGAGAGCTGTACTAAGAGACCAAGGACTGATCAAGAAGCAGATATCCGGCGGGGAAGACACGACGGAGCTTCCTTCGGTGGTGATAGCTCAACCAAGAATGGAAAATCTACACACCAATCAACTCACTGGAGTAAATCAGATTTACGGTATTGATCAATGCAACAATCCAATGGTCGTTGCTTCCTCTAGCTGGCCGCCTTACCCGTGATAGCTGTTGCTGATCATAGAGACACAGAGAGAGACGCTCTCGGACAGGGCTTTAGACTAGGCAGGGACTTAAAGTGGTGTTAATTAGACTAAGACAAGCTTTTGCTCATCGTACGGTTATAAAACATAAATGAAACGTGCTTGTGTCCCAAACCCAACACATTCCACAGTATATGGTTATTTGAAACTTGCATTTGCATTTCTGTTGCTTGGCTGCAACTTCTAGTTTCTTTGCTTTCTTATTATTCTTTGACTTCTTGCCACTTCCTTAGTTAACTGTACACACAATAAAGAATTAAAGATACTCTAATAGACATGCTAATGCGTGTAAAAAAAAAAAAAAAAAAAAAAAAAGACATGCTAATGCTTACAGTGTCACACATAATTTTAGGCAACAGCTAAATGAAATAGAAAATAAAACCTAGAACACATGCAAACTTCTCCTTTGTTCCCTTATTTTACCCCAAACTTTTAAATTCTATCAATTTCAACCCGCAACAACAAATCCCAACCCCAAAAGAACTCTTGTATATTAACAACTTACAACTATATAATAAAACGGGATACATTACAAAACCAAATAGAGACAACAACAACTTGAAGCACTTGTTGTGTGATTCACCAGAGATCTTTACAAGAACACTTTCCATTAACAAACCGATGAAACCCTGAGGAGTCTCTCAAAACTATCTCTCTCTTCACCACAACAGACACGTACTTGTAGAACTCGTGACAATCACCACAAACCATCACGTTCTTCACAACCCGAACCGGCTCTCTCTGGTTCTTGGCCGTGAGAATGCCATAAGTCAAAGCCAGTTTCGCACTGTGGTGAAACAAGAAACTCTTCTTCGTAAGCTCATCAACCTCCTGAAGAACAAACTCTGTGTTAGGTTCGTATCCAGCCTTCAGACACTCCATTATCAGTATCTCCAGCCCGCTGTATACGTCTTTCTCTTCCGGGTGGGACGTGTCACGCGCGTGGAAGGAGTGTATTGCATTCCCATGGACTATCCAGCTTCTAGAAGGATGTTTTCGATAGCCTCTTTCGCGCATCTCCTCTCTTATCGTCTCGGTGCGGTGCCAGAGCCCTGACGCTGAGTAGATGTTGGATTTGAGGATGTATTCAGACGGGTTGTCAGGTTTTGCGGATAGTATAAGCTTCGCTACGCGTTTCGCCATGCTTGCGTTTGAATGGACTCTGCAGCTATCGAGCAGCGCTCTCAAAACAGAGACCTCGGGGTGAAACGGCATGGAGTTTACTGTCTCTTCCGCTTCTTCGAGAAGGCCCCAGTGACCAAGAACACGGACGTATGCAGTGTAATGTTCAGTCGTTGGTGAAATGCCATGAATAGTCTCCATGGAGAGAAACAGATCACGGCAGGTACTAAGCTTATCTGACTCTGTGTACTTATATGATGAGATAACAAGAGCGAGAGTGATTGCATCAGGCTTGATACCTTCCTTATTCATCCTCAACCATAGAGTTAACGCCTCGTCACCATTCCTTTGAAGAATGTAGCAAGAGATCAAGCTGTTCCAAGATACAACATCGTGTTCTCGCATAGTGTTGAAAACCTTTATGGCGTCATTGAAGTGGTAGCATTTAGAGTACATGCTAATCAAAGAGTTCCCTAATCCTACATCACTAAAGTACCCACTTTTAAGAGCATAGCCGTGGATCTGATCACCCATTTCCACAAACCCTAACGTCCCACACACGGCAAGAGCCAAAGTCAACGAAACTTCATCTAAAACAAGCTTCTCTTCTTTAAGAGTTCGATGGAACAGCGATAAAGCCTTTTCAGGCAAGCCGTTCCGGAAGTAACCACCGAGCATCGACGTTGTAGCTTTCGAGCTATTCAGATTACAAGGCCATTGCTCAAACATCTCCTCAGCATCTGTCATCCGTTCACACCTTGTGCACATATCGAGCAACGCTGTCTGGATACAAGGGTTTGAAGCACATCCAAACTTTACGCAGAACCCGTGAACCTGTTCGCTTACTTTCTTCTCTGCAACTAAACCACAAGCGTCCACAGCGCTCGTTAAACTAAAATCCGTCAACTCAACACCTCTCTGCAGCATTTCAATGAACAACTTCAACGCCTTGGAACCGTAACCGTTTCTACAGAACCCAGCCATTAGAGCGTTGTAGCTAATAGCGTTCTTCTCAGGTATCTTCTCAAACATCTCAACAGCTGAATCCACCATTCCAAACGCCATGTAAGCAGTGATCATCTCCGTCAAAGTAAACCCATCTCTCACACTCATCATCTCATACAAAGTCTCCACCTTTCTAACATCCCCGTATTTAGCATAAAACCCAATTAAAGCATTACTCACACTCAACTCCTGCCTCAACCCAACTTTAATTACACGGCCGTGAAGCTCTCTCCCTCTCATCAAGTCACTAGCGCTCAAAAGCGTCGAGACCGTAAAGCTATCAGCTTCTTCGACTCTATTCATCTCACAAAACAAACCAAACGCTTCACCAAACAAACCTTCCTTCACCAAACACGAAATCACAGTGTTCCACGACGCAACATCTCTCTTCGGCATTTCGTCGAACACCTTACGCGCGTCACCACTCGAATACAAACTCATCACAGAGTTACAAACGAAAACAGAATCCAAAAACCCAGACTTTACAATCAACCCGTGAATCTGAACACCGAGCGAGAATCTCCCACTCCTCACGCAAGCGTTCAACACCGCGACGAAAGTATACTCGTTGGGCTCGACGACACCTTCGCTTCTCATCTTGAAGAAAACTTTAAGAGCCTTGATCTCGAGGTTTAGCCTCGCGAAGCCCGAGATGAGAGCTGTGTAAGACACCACGGAGGGCGAAGAGAGCGACGCGAAGACGAGGAGAGCGTCGCGAGGGAGGCCTAGCTTGAGATACGTCGAGATTAGGGCGTTGCCAAGCTTCGCTTTTTCTTCTCTGAGCTTGAGGAAGGAAGCGTGCACGGCTCTTGTTACCTCTACGTCGTGGTGCTGAGACGACAATCGGAGAAGATAGAAGAAGCCATCGACGGCGGATTCAATCTCTTCCCTTTCGAACGAAGATGAGGGAGAGCGTTTATGGATGGTTGCTGGTGAGAGAGAGAGAGACGCGGAGAGGGAAGATAGACGCGAGAGTGAGAGAGAGGGGAGGGATGACGGAGGAAGAAGAGGTTTTGGGCGGTTAATCGGCGGCGGCGGTGGGATGTGAGGGAGATTGAGGAGGCAGTGATGATTAACGGTGGCCATATGGATAAACCTTCGCTCCAAGACCAAACTAACTAATAAACTATTCAGATATTTTGTTAATAGATAATTTTATTTCAGGTCCCTATACTATTAAAAAGTTTACAGTAAGTGCCCTTTACTTGTGAAATAAACGTTTTTCCAGTGGTGATTCATGGGGAGGAAGCATATAGCAATGTTCAATAAATAAATATGTGGTAATTAAGCATTTGATAGGGGATTATTGATTTTACAGACGCCAGATCAATTTTTGAATGCTTAGATTAGATTGGATTTTTTAGAATCATTTTTTTGGTTCCGATTTGTCGTTTAGACAGCTTAAACTGAAATTTAGATCACTGATATATAGTATAAAGAATAGAAAACCAACACGATATTTTGTAATTTTGTTACATCAGATATTACAATGATATAACAATAAATTAGCTGACAAGCTTAGTTTAAGCTAATTGGTCTAGAATATATGTTTTTCATGGAGTCATTTAACTTAGGTTTAGGAAATGAGAGAGATTCCTTGGACAAGAAGTTTGGCTGCGAGCACACGATTAGCTGCTTCAGATGGATGAAAACCATCCCAAAACACATAGCTGGTAGCATTCGAGCATGTACCCACCGATCTTGCATTGCATAGGAACGAAGTTTCAATTGTTCCAGTTCCACAACAAGCCCTTCTTGATTCAAAAAAACCTACATTCCGATATATTTTGGTATGCATGTCAGAATTTAACTCAATTACATAAATGAATGTCAAAATTACGTACCGTTCGCAACAGGGTTCATGACCATGCTCAATAGAGGATTATAGATGTCAAGGACAACCAGTTTCAGACCGGGAAGCTTGTTGGCTAGGTACATAGACGTGTTGTTGAGTTTCGTATTGAATGAAACTGCGTCTCTGTTTAGTCTTTGGACGCATGTATTGTTCCCAGCTCCACCAAACATCGTTATCGCCGCCGGTAAACAACCTAACGGTGGTAACTTCGTCACTCCAATCCTTCTAGCTCCTAAATTATACAGATTCTACACAAAAACTCAAACCATTGGTTAAGGAAAATTGGAAAACCGGAAGGATGATAAATTGGTACGTTGTGGGATTGTTTTTGGTTACTTGGACAAAGGTGGAATAAAAATTCATGAGTCGATCTGAGTATCGATCAGGTGTGAAAATCCGGTTAAGGATCGGGTTGATGTAATAGCTTTGAAGAAAATCGCTTGAACCGGTGCTAAGAAGATAAATGGCTCCTGAGAATATCTCGTTCGCTCTATCTCTCCCTACCATATTTGTCACCTTGATTTTGTACTCTTTGTAGTTTTTCAGCTGTTGGTTCAAAGTGATTGCGTTCTACAACATAATATATGATCATTTAGCAAAAAAAAAAAACATAACATATGATCAACCATAAAATGTTAAAAGCATTGCGGTTAACTAATTAATGGCTGGTTTAGGCTTAAGAGCTAATTACGTATAGTAAGGAAGTTCCGTCGTCAAAACCGGAAGCACCAGAGGCGAAATTGGCTCCGGTTAATAAGTTTGTCCCATTTGCATCCTGGCTAAGGTACGCCACTGGGTAAGAAGTGAACCCTAGGCTCTCAGCTGCTCAACAGTGAACAACAAACAAAAATACAAGAAAATTGAAGACATTATGAATCCAAATTAAATATATTACAGAATTACGAATTGTAAAAAGAAAGAATTAATAAAAATAGAATGGCTGAATCGTAAAATAAACTAAAACCTCAAATAACACAGAAATTTTACAATATTGTGTAACTGGTAACGTTGTGGCGTCGTTGAATTAACTTGAACCATTATATGATTACAAATAGAACCTTCGAGAACCAAAAATAAATTTAAAATGGTAACATGTTAGGTTGGTTCGAACCGGTGAAGTCAATAACGAGTTTTCCGTTAGAGAAACGGCCGGTGGAATTGTGGGCGAAAAAGTCCCGTCCGTAGGGAGGAAAATTAGCCTTGATGAGGGTAGTGCGGCGATTGTTATTACCGGCATCGACAACAGAATCTCCCATTATGATTAGAGCCGGTACAAGAGGCTGACCGGTCCCAACGCCTACGTAGAAGCCGGCAAGAACCAAAAAACTAATCAGACTTATAAACATCTTTTTTATATATTTGAATGTTCGTAGTAAGAGATAAAGAGATTAGTGAATGGAGAAGTGGTGAACGGTTAAGGGTTTTAAAGGAAGAGAGAGTTGTGAAGTTTGTAAAAAAAAAGAAGAAAAAACAATTTGTCTAAAGCTGCATGGAACCAAAAAAAAAATGCTGCATGGACCGATCTGAATCTTCTGTTGCGTTCCACTGAAATTCACTAAGACCAATTAAAAATGTCTATATTTATTATATTTTAGTAGTTAGAGGTAGTTTCTAATGACTAGTTAATCACTCAAATTGGTTCGTCTCTGAGTAAGATTTCTTTTTTTAGTAAGATACTTCCCTAACAGTAGAGTTAAAGCCGTGAATGGAGTAGAAATGGTATATGTATGCATTAAAAGAATTTCTCAACCAACATATACATTTTTATTCGAAGCATGAATACTGATTGATATGTGTCTGGGTACTTACTAAAGAAATATAAAACCAATATCTTCTAGTTTAACTTTCTCGGCATTTTCGGTAGATTCCAGTAACGTAACGTTGCATTGTGAGAAAAAGGTTTGAAACGCAATGCATCCACATGGGATATACTGCATACGTTACCTCTCACATTCTTCATGCAATCACAAAAAATAAAATATTTTATATTTAGGGACTTAAAATGGTTTATAGTAGGCTGAGTTCTAAGAAGATCGACGAAGAGATCACATGTTTTAGCATGTTTATGAAACTAACTTTCACTTAACTTTTACCTCCTAAATTTATTCATAACAAACCTTTTTTTTCCTTTTTTGAGTCTCCTAGGTGATTTCGGTTCTCTTTATCAGCAAGTGTTGTACTAAACCGAGTAAAATAGAATGCTTTTTTTTTGTGGTCAAGAATACACCCATAAGATCGATCTCTAGTCATCGTATCTTGGACCAATTGATTAGAGCCACGCTATTCATGTAGATCTATTTACGCACTGGTAAATGTAAAAAAATTAAATTAATATGTGATTTGGAATGATGTGCTTTATGTGAACTATAACACGAGAAAATAATGCTTAATATTAAGAGATTTCAACAAGATAACCCTATGATATATATATATATACATATATATTGAATGCCGGCTGTTGAAAAAAAAAACAGTTTAACGATTCATGTAAATTTGTGATGGCGTAGTGAGATCATGCGTGTGAATGATTCTGCTTGAACACATATTTGTGCCTTACGAAAAAAAATTGAACTAACATTTTTAGTTTATGATTTATTAGCGAAGTTTAAAACTAGACACATTTTTAGAAATAACAATAGATTTATTTAGACGTACGAAATGTTCAGTAGAACAAGTGATGGAACAGAGCACGTGTTGATGTTAAAACAACAACGAAAGAGGGCCCCGTCTTTATATAGATGAACATACTATTTTTGTGGAAAATATTTAGCTACAAAAATGAAAGCTAACCATAATTAAGTGGCAAAACACAACACATGCACATTGTATCTTACTGTAATGTACCTAATAATCTATACAACATATAGTTCAGTCTCTTTTTCACGCAAAATACTAAAGTCTTTGCATGCCCTTGATTTGGTAGTGAATCCATTTGCCGACGTAGGTGTCTCTGTATACATCATCTGTTTTCTATTTTCAGTTTTAATTTGTTTCTTTAAAAATAACATATTAGCCTTGAGAATTTAGATTCTAAAGTCTTTGGAAGCAATAATTGCATTAGACTTTTTATGACACATGTGTAGGGAACCTTATCCCACTCTTAAACTATATATACTTATGAAAATTAATATCTTAAGAAATAGAGATCTCATAAATTTATTATTAAGAAGGTGAAAAATAGTTTTGAAAGCGATTTGTTTCCAATTTGGATAAAAAAGTTGAGAACAAATTATAAATTTTAAAAAGAAACATATATATGATTGAATCTGAGTTTGAATGCACATTGAACCGGAAGCAAGATCTTAAAGAAATTTTGATTTAACTATTCCTTGAAATATTTTTTTTTTAAATCAAACAAAATGATCTCAACTTCAGTACCCCCACCCACACCTTTTTAGGTGGAATAAATAACATACAAGATTCTTTTTGTAATTTTCTTTGTAATAGTTATTTTCACCAATCATATGATGTGATCAGTTAAAATGACATTTTTTTCAAACTCAATACCATGCACGTTGGTTCGGGATATACTTCCAATAAAATTTTAATTTTATGACACTGGAAAAGGCATCGTAGCACCTAGAACATTGGATTTATTCACTATATATACTTCAAAAAAAACATAATCAAGTTTCGTGTAGTATCATTAGCCGCAACGAATTTTTTGCACGATACCAAACACTGGGCATATGGGAAAAATAAACATCAATGATAATATTTGGATCGCCAAGTGAAAGGAGCGTTTTAATATATTTTAGGTGGTCATCAAGGTCTTGTCAGTTTGACCAGAACTAAAAAATGTTTTTTGTCCATTTACACTTTTGTTGCCTGTTTCCACGTTTATCAATTATCCTGCCATATATTAAGATTAATTAACTCTCTTTTTTACATTATGATTGATTAACTTGATGTTTCTTATCAAGGGTTTAGTTAGTATGGTAGCCGATACACACAAAAAAATTCAACTCATCCTTGTCACCCAGTCTTTATTTAAAGTACGGAAACATAGAACCTAAATAAACATGGTTACATTTTCTTAATTAAATCCTTTTCTTCATGTTTTTTATTTATTTTTGCATATGACGGTCATCAACATAATTAACGTCTGCGAGCTGCGGTTTCTCTCTGTGCGTTGAAGAAGACAGCCGCGACAGGGAGACCAAGATCATGGTCGATCGCAAATTTGCGAGTATTGAACTTATCTCTCGAAGGAATGTTTGGGGAGATATCGATAACATGTCTTTGCTTCTGCTTGAAGAGAA
This genomic interval from Brassica oleracea var. oleracea cultivar TO1000 chromosome C2, BOL, whole genome shotgun sequence contains the following:
- the LOC106326325 gene encoding putative homeobox-leucine zipper protein ATHB-51, coding for MEWSMTSNVENVRVAFMPQPWPESSSFNSLHSFNYDPYAAGNSYTHAVTQTGPVISVPESEKIINAYRYPSNKNEMTKKKRLTSGQLASLEQSFQGEIKLDSDGKLKLSRDLGLQPRQIAVWFQNRRARWKAKQLEQLYDSLRQEYDLVSREKQMLHEEVKKLRAVLRDQGLIKKQISGGEDTTELPSVVIAQPRMENLHTNQLTGVNQIYGIDQCNNPMVVASSSWPPYP
- the LOC106327459 gene encoding pentatricopeptide repeat-containing protein At5g03800, with the translated sequence MATVNHHCLLNLPHIPPPPPINRPKPLLPPSSLPSLSLSRLSSLSASLSLSPATIHKRSPSSSFEREEIESAVDGFFYLLRLSSQHHDVEVTRAVHASFLKLREEKAKLGNALISTYLKLGLPRDALLVFASLSSPSVVSYTALISGFARLNLEIKALKVFFKMRSEGVVEPNEYTFVAVLNACVRSGRFSLGVQIHGLIVKSGFLDSVFVCNSVMSLYSSGDARKVFDEMPKRDVASWNTVISCLVKEGLFGEAFGLFCEMNRVEEADSFTVSTLLSASDLMRGRELHGRVIKVGLRQELSVSNALIGFYAKYGDVRKVETLYEMMSVRDGFTLTEMITAYMAFGMVDSAVEMFEKIPEKNAISYNALMAGFCRNGYGSKALKLFIEMLQRGVELTDFSLTSAVDACGLVAEKKVSEQVHGFCVKFGCASNPCIQTALLDMCTRCERMTDAEEMFEQWPCNLNSSKATTSMLGGYFRNGLPEKALSLFHRTLKEEKLVLDEVSLTLALAVCGTLGFVEMGDQIHGYALKSGYFSDVGLGNSLISMYSKCYHFNDAIKVFNTMREHDVVSWNSLISCYILQRNGDEALTLWLRMNKEGIKPDAITLALVISSYKYTESDKLSTCRDLFLSMETIHGISPTTEHYTAYVRVLGHWGLLEEAEETVNSMPFHPEVSVLRALLDSCRVHSNASMAKRVAKLILSAKPDNPSEYILKSNIYSASGLWHRTETIREEMRERGYRKHPSRSWIVHGNAIHSFHARDTSHPEEKDVYSGLEILIMECLKAGYEPNTEFVLQEVDELTKKSFLFHHSAKLALTYGILTAKNQREPVRVVKNVMVCGDCHEFYKYVSVVVKREIVLRDSSGFHRFVNGKCSCKDLW
- the LOC106327492 gene encoding GDSL esterase/lipase At5g03820-like → MSVVLLCSVFVSHLLFMFLSFYMLVYCVGTGQPLVPALIIMGDSVVDAGNNNRRTTLIKANFPPYGRDFFAHNSTGRFSNGKLVIDFTAESLGFTSYPVAYLSQDANGTNLLTGANFASGASGFDDGTSLLYNAITLNQQLKNYKEYKIKVTNMVGRDRANEIFSGAIYLLSTGSSDFLQSYYINPILNRIFTPDRYSDRLMNFYSTFVQNLYNLGARRIGVTKLPPLGCLPAAITMFGGAGNNTCVQRLNRDAVSFNTKLNNTSMYLANKLPGLKLVVLDIYNPLLSMVMNPVANGFFESRRACCGTGTIETSFLCNARSVGTCSNATSYVFWDGFHPSEAANRVLAAKLLVQGISLIS